TACGTTCCACGGATGCATTACAAAAATAGCGGGTATTATAGAAGCTTTCATGTTGTTCTTTCctcttgaaaaacaaaatcttttataAGCAAACGTTTTgcttataaaaaaattgcgcactgcatattttaagaaaagtggggttctactgtcgggcattcgaataatttttgtttgagttctattgtcggacatttaatatatttcaaattcaatggagttctattgtctaacatgaaaataattaaagaattaattGGAGTTTAAGTGTCGCGTagtgatttttaataatatttaaaaatgagttCTAATGTCGTTGTAGTTCTACAGTCGTTgtagttctactgtcgcattcaaagaaatttttaaaaattatttaaaatattggggttctagtgtcggtggagttcttctgtctttggagttctacggtcgccatGCTCTTCTGGTGGTGACGATGAAGCATGCACAGCATACCATGGCGAATCAAGAATATTAAGTCTACTTCTACAACAAGTTACTGAGTGTTCCTTTTACTCACTTCTTCTGCTGCAAGAACACATCTTTGTGGCCCAGCAGGTTAGAATGATTTTATGATTTTACAATGGTGCGTAGATCAAAATTCAACCATctcataatttttgtttatctaCAGATTTATTCATGACTGAATATTGATGCTCGTGTGTCACACTTCTGAATGTGTGGAGCTGTTAAGAAGTTGTGAAATACAATTTCCATGGTGCCCTGCACTTAACTAATCAACCAAGAGCTGCAATAGGTATAAGCAATAGGTAGTCTGTCTAGTGCCTACAGCAAATGGAGGTAAAAGTGGGATGTCATGTGCTTATTGTCAATATTCTGAAATTAAATGCAATATTATCTATGACTATTTTCAGGTGAGAAAGTGAAGACCCGACCAGAAAGCCTGATTACTTCGATATTTTCCACATTGACGCCTATCAAACGTAAATTGTTTAAGCAGAtataatattttgaagattCGCTATGTGCTAATAGCTGTtctaattattcttttaaccCATATTAAGATCGTGCAATTATGCGTCCGAAAGAAAATTGCAACATGACATTGGCCTACAACACGATGTTCAACGTGGACTATCACTTGTTACtggtatttaaaatttttgttagttatccgttgtctgccacgccttttcTCCCCATgttagctccttagcacgggcccgCGCTGTTTGATCTTGTGGTCTATATATGCCATGGGGTCTaacagtcgcaccagccccagattcgccgaaaggccccgttaggcaatgcaccatagggacttcccccttgtcgatgcggtgatggattctagaggttgtgcattccatcttctcctatcaccgtgtcagcccggacttgtcagcaatggcaagtcccacttggtcatggatccttatgacatggcgcgtagagtagtagaaaaacaacctacgggttgtatggcgtggcagccaacgggtaaCTAtttgtgtatatgtgtatgtttATATATTGTGTTTATGTATTGCATATTGTGTTTAACTTGTATGTGCATGACTGTAAAacgtggaggaattgtgggaggAGGTGGGATAACAATAAATGCAATTCACTTTTCAATATTCGGTTGTATTTCTTGTGTTCTATATTCATACACTTCATCTAAATATTCaacaattaaatataaaacttAGTTCCGAAGTAAAAGAATTTGTACTTTAGGTATGTAATAGCTACCGCTATCTTTCATAACAATTTTAATAAGTTTTTTGTGTGAATAGAATGCTTGGTTACAAGActaccaaaattttacatacaaaaaagtaaagaacACAACTACACGCTATTAAAACAACTGCACAAAAGCCTCGAGActgattttctgtttgtaCGCTGCAATCTAACCTGATTTCCTTCATTTATTAAAGATATACGACTGGCTTTGCATATCTTGTTCAACTGACTGTCAACTTAGAGGTTTTAGCTATCtagaaacaaattgttaaataTTATCACTACAACAAagaagtaaatttttattaaatgttcTAAGTGAATCTTGGAACCCTGTCTCATTAACACTATGTGTTGCTTTCCTACAACTTCAACACAATTCCCTATAGTAGTTTCGGTTAATGGAactattcaaaaaataagtGCAAGTATACACGTGAGGGGAAACCTCCTCTAAAGTCCAAAACTCTTCCCTTAAAGATGACCAATCAAAGATAAGATACCCATAAATTCCTCTACACCCTCCCCCCACCACACACAATTTCTAAAACAGAGAAAGCAAGAGAAACTTTTCTTCCTAGCAGCTCAAGGATCTCCCCTTCCTGCCAAAAGCAAAAGAGTATTCATGTTCATCAATGATATTTTGATGCGTCCAGCACTTTTAATTGTGAAACTCCTTAGGAGTTACGTGGCTTTCGTAAGATGAAGTTCTCCAAGGACATCCATCGTGCTTCAGTTCAGTctgtaagaaataaaaatgggttaatttaactgaaaattcagtttttaagCAATTACTacatccccccaaaaaaactctTATTCTCAATTGCAATGTTAAGTCAAGAATGCACAGGTTCTAGCAACAAatatcattttgaattttcaagaCCTTAAGATAATTCATACTAgctttcagaaaaaaaacctcttgATAAAACCAACAGCAATCCAAAATGCTGTGACACATTCTCGCtgtaaaaacttttctttctaatgTTGTCTCTATTTCTCCTAGATTTATTCTGATGTGAATAACAGTCAAATGCCCAGTGTGTGgctaaataatttaaagtttCGAATCACAATGAAAATTCAGCGATGGCAAATATTATGTACAAGTACAACACTTCCCTTAAACTTCTTAAACTATCTTTACAACCTATTcacaaggaaggaaaatggATCTAGATCAAACCTACACGAGCTTGGCATGGTGATCAAATTGTGGAATGCCAACAGTCTAGCTACTTCAACTTTCAAACTTAGAATATCTATCTGGAATCAAATTGATATAAACTTTCTGATTGGTTTGAAAGCTACATGCAACTTTAAAACgaaatcaacgaaaaaaatttatattaccTTGGCTTATGAGGGCCCAAGTTGCAGCAGCCCAAAACCGGCAAAACGTGCTGACTGCTGActcgaagaaaaaagtgaaattaacTTCGTCTGCTTGAGCTCGAAACAGCGGTTTACCCAAAATTTGGCAATGTCGTACAGAATCAAAACTTATCCAAATCAACAGTAGATGTCGCGAATTTCAACACACCAGACGATGCAGACTGCAAACCACATGTATAATAAATTTACGTCACATTTGTTTAAATTGTCTAGAACGTTAAACTTGTGTAGAAAAACATCGAGGTTTGAAAAACCACGTATCTCTAAAATGACCAATAACGCCGTTCTTGTGCAAAAATTCAATCCGGGAACGGGAAATTTGGAATGGGATTTACAAGCTGAGGATTATGACTACACTCAAGAAATCGCCCGGGCTGGATTCGCTGACATGCTCCACGACGAAGAAAGAGTGAGTTAAAGTGGAATATCTGTTGTTCAAATGCCATGACATGCACAAGATATTGATCTCACTAAAAATTTAGAACTTGAAATATAATTTAGCATTACAAAAAGCCCTAAATTTACTGAAAAGTAAAGGAAAGGAGGCTTTTGTACTGGATATCGGCACTGGAACTGGACTTCTTGCGATGATGGCAGTCAAAGCCAAAGCATCTTCAGTTACTGCTTGTGAAGTatgataaatataatttaaactagacattatttaaacaaaagtttttaaccCCCATTAGACATTTCAGCCAATGGTCAAATGTTCTAGTGAAGTTATTGCCCACAATGGTTTTCGTGATTCCATCAATATCATTCCAAAGAGATCTACTGACATCACTGTGGGTCCCAATAAGGACATGGAGCAGAGAGCTAATGTTCTAATCACTGAAGTATTTGATACTGAACTAATTGGAGAAGGTGCCATTGGGACTTTTAATCATGCAAATCAACATTTGCTTTCAgtaacaatgaaacaattttgctTCTACAGTTGAATAGTATTAATCTCaaatttaaccattttttttaggaAGATTCTATTGTTATACCTGCTCGAGCTACTATTTATGTTCAGTTAATTGAGTCTGAGCTAGTTTCCTCATGGAACAGATCAAAACCTATCCAATTGAAtggccaaatcattcaacctCCAGCTGATGTGGCTAATTGTCCTGGAAATGGAGCAGTGCATGACATTCAACTTGCTCAACTGACCCCAGAACATTTTAAGGCACTCTCAGACCCTATTCCAATTTTTAAGTAATCGCgattacatattttttaaatttctgtaGTAATAATtatctgattattatttattaacaGTTTCGATTGGAACAGCAAACAACCTATTCCTAATGATGATTCAAAAACAGTGGAATTCACTGCCAAGTCCAGTGGGACAGCTCACGCCGTTTTAATGTGGTGGACATTGGACATGGACACAGAAGGCGAAATAGTTTTAAGTTGTGCTCCTCCTTGGGCCCATCCAGAAGGTATTGTGCAAAAACTTTGTGAAAGAGACGTCGTCAGATTAGATTATCACTCATCTACTTTACAGGAAATGAATTACCGTGGAGAGATCATTGGATGCAAGCTATTTACTATTTTCCTAATGACAAAATTATCAAATCGGAGGGAGAGCAACTACGTCTCAGCGGTTACCACGACGAATACAGCCTTTGGTTTGGATTACAGACTGAAGCCTCCTCTTCCGCTATCTTGCCCCGCCCATTCTGTGATTGCTCCGTTCACCTTGCTGTTAGCCGACCTCGTTTAGGCCAATTGAACGACAGTGAACGCAATCAGAAGTACCAGACTGCTTTAGAAAAAGTGGTTAGCTCCGATACTGTCTGTTTGACACTGGGTGATTGCTGTCTCTTAGGACTGATAGTGGCAAAATTAGGCGCAAAAAAAGTCTATGCCGTTGAGAGAAATCCACATTGCCGTCGAGTATTGCAGGCCTGGGTGAAAAGAAATGACCTTCAAGAACAAATTACCGTCATTGATGGAGATCTcgataaaagaaaactcgACTTAAAGGTAAGAATCTGCTTGCGATAGTGctacttttacttttacaaCAGTTTGAGCTCGTTTAAACGACCAGGCCTTTAAATTCGGGATACTTTTGAAAAGGATATGTTATAGTTTTTTCTTGCTTTAACGTTTCCATTTACGGTTATGTTTAGGTGAACCTTGTGTTGGGTGAGCCTGTTTTCGAGAGCTCTGTGCTGCCTTGGCACAACCTTTATTTCGCGCGCTGGAAAAACAACgtgaaacatttattggcagatGGCGTGACTAGAATTTTTCCTGGAAAGGCGTATCTATACGCCATGGCTGTCGAGATGAAAGATTTATGGAAAATCCGAGCACCCGTCCGCTCCACTCAAGAAATTGATCTGTCAGTTTTTGACAAGTTAATTGAGGTAACATGTTAGCCCATTTCCAcgtgaaaatctaaaaattacaattaatttaatcgCAGAGCGCAATCGACTCTAGCGATGCTCAGGTCGAACCGCACCCTCTGTGGGAATATCCCACTCGAGCGCTAAGTCAAGCTGTTCAACTCATGATGCTAGATTT
This DNA window, taken from Daphnia pulex isolate KAP4 chromosome 2, ASM2113471v1, encodes the following:
- the LOC124188895 gene encoding protein arginine N-methyltransferase 7-like isoform X2 produces the protein MSRISTHQTMQTANHIKTSRFEKPRISKMTNNAVLVQKFNPGTGNLEWDLQAEDYDYTQEIARAGFADMLHDEERNLKYNLALQKALNLLKSKGKEAFVLDIGTGTGLLAMMAVKAKASSVTACETFQPMVKCSSEVIAHNGFRDSINIIPKRSTDITVGPNKDMEQRANVLITEVFDTELIGEGAIGTFNHANQHLLSEDSIVIPARATIYVQLIESELVSSWNRSKPIQLNGQIIQPPADVANCPGNGAVHDIQLAQLTPEHFKALSDPIPIFNFDWNSKQPIPNDDSKTVEFTAKSSGTAHAVLMWWTLDMDTEGEIVLSCAPPWAHPEGNELPWRDHWMQAIYYFPNDKIIKSEGEQLRLSGYHDEYSLWFGLQTEASSSAILPRPFCDCSVHLAVSRPRLGQLNDSERNQKYQTALEKVVSSDTVCLTLGDCCLLGLIVAKLGAKKVYAVERNPHCRRVLQAWVKRNDLQEQITVIDGDLDKRKLDLKVNLVLGEPVFESSVLPWHNLYFARWKNNVKHLLADGVTRIFPGKAYLYAMAVEMKDLWKIRAPVRSTQEIDLSVFDKLIESAIDSSDAQVEPHPLWEYPTRALSQAVQLMMLDLTTLSGKTQEILQVEGKVNLPVAGTLNGVALWIDWQLDENTTISGGPTAPVTLSQNVQWDVHSKQAVYFTKDPVSISEKDGTVLNYQISLEPETYELKFKFSV
- the LOC124188895 gene encoding protein arginine N-methyltransferase 7-like isoform X1; this translates as MSRISTHQTMQTANHMYNKFTSHLFKLSRTLNLCRKTSRFEKPRISKMTNNAVLVQKFNPGTGNLEWDLQAEDYDYTQEIARAGFADMLHDEERNLKYNLALQKALNLLKSKGKEAFVLDIGTGTGLLAMMAVKAKASSVTACETFQPMVKCSSEVIAHNGFRDSINIIPKRSTDITVGPNKDMEQRANVLITEVFDTELIGEGAIGTFNHANQHLLSEDSIVIPARATIYVQLIESELVSSWNRSKPIQLNGQIIQPPADVANCPGNGAVHDIQLAQLTPEHFKALSDPIPIFNFDWNSKQPIPNDDSKTVEFTAKSSGTAHAVLMWWTLDMDTEGEIVLSCAPPWAHPEGNELPWRDHWMQAIYYFPNDKIIKSEGEQLRLSGYHDEYSLWFGLQTEASSSAILPRPFCDCSVHLAVSRPRLGQLNDSERNQKYQTALEKVVSSDTVCLTLGDCCLLGLIVAKLGAKKVYAVERNPHCRRVLQAWVKRNDLQEQITVIDGDLDKRKLDLKVNLVLGEPVFESSVLPWHNLYFARWKNNVKHLLADGVTRIFPGKAYLYAMAVEMKDLWKIRAPVRSTQEIDLSVFDKLIESAIDSSDAQVEPHPLWEYPTRALSQAVQLMMLDLTTLSGKTQEILQVEGKVNLPVAGTLNGVALWIDWQLDENTTISGGPTAPVTLSQNVQWDVHSKQAVYFTKDPVSISEKDGTVLNYQISLEPETYELKFKFSV